DNA sequence from the Pichia kudriavzevii chromosome 4, complete sequence genome:
GGCATTCCAGATAAATATGACTTGCATTTGATATCAccaataatttcatttcTAACAACCTTATGGATTTTATGATTATacttgaatttcaaattctcttcaaaattaatAAAAAACTCATTTTTGTTATAGAAGATACCCTTTGGTCTCCAGGAGACTTTTGTAGTTGCCGTCCTCGAAATAGACGAATTGATTTCGGTTTCAACCTGCTTCTCCATTAAGTCGATTTCTTCGGTAACATGTGATGCATCGAGGTAGTCCTCTGGTTTTATCATTGTTTTGATgtaatctttcaaaattgaaaattccGTCAACTGGGGGATCCCAAAATCCATACATtcatcaaacaattcatAGATGAGTATGAAATTGTCCTTCACCAAATCTGCTGTTATCAGAGGTGTTTTAATCATTTTATAATGTAGAAAATACTTTGTTAGTAGTTCACTGAATTTATCCAAGTATGTCATGTAGAGTATCAAGTTTATATCTGAGAAGGCAGGTATCATGAAAATCACCTTGTGTTTCTTCAAGTGTATGTAAGTTATTCCCTTATTGGTTAGTACAGGTGAATCAAAAGGATGCGAATTCAACACTGCCGCTTTAAACCCTTGCACGATTGCGTGTACATCCAAATCATATTGATATTGTCGTTGGAGCAAGAGATTGAACTCACTATCTAGGATGAAGATGGCTGCCATTGTTCAAAGGGTAGCAATCTCTAGGGTGAAAGAAAGTATTGTTGAGGTGGAATGGTGGTTGTTACATGTGCAGAGTGAACGCGATCTACAATGTGTACACATTCCCAAATTGATTGCTGTTAATCCTCCCACCCTGCATTTATACCTTCCTAACCCTGTTGGATGAGCTGCACCCCGCAAAAATGAAACTCAACGCACTACAGATCAAGACACTTGTAGCTGCGGTGCCCAAGTGGCAGTTTGTTCCAGCAATTACAGACAACGCATGTGATAAGCTTACCAGGAAATATCAGTTCAGAAGCTTTGAAGAGTCCTGGTGTTTCCTCACACGTGTGGCTATGAAATCCCATAAACTGGGGCACCATCCATTGATAAAGAATTTGTACAATGTTGTTGAGCTTGAATTAACTACCCATGATGTACAGGGCTTGAGTGaacttgatttcaaaatggcCAAATCGATAGAGAAAGCTGCTAATCAATTGGGGGTCAAAGACTagataatgaaaagaaaatataaatatgaTCATACagttatatatataatgaATTTATGAATGTGGTAGTTATGTCAATTTCAAGCCATAGGGGTTACTTGCTGGAAGCCTTTTCTTGTTTcagtttattttccaatttctcaaactcCGCAATggcaatttcttcctcgGGGTCAAGAACGGCCTTGACGTGCTCCACTTCTGGAACATAGTGTTGTAGCATTGACTCAATACCAGATTTAAGGGTGTCTTCACTTAGGGAGCAAGACTTACATGCTCCCCTGAGTTTCACATATACTGTACCTGTAGACTCGTCAAATGATCTAAAGTGAACATCACCACCGTCGTCCTGTAATGCTGGACGGATTCTCGTATTTAATAATTCCTTTATTTCAAAGACAATGTCAtcgtcattttcattgattgcATCCAGCTGTTTTTGATAGTTTTCCATCCAGTTGGAATTGATAAATGGTTTTTTAGAGTCGGCAAACTCACAAATTGCTTGCTGTATCTTAGGTTTTAAGCAATTCCAATGTAATTCTGGATTATTCGAAAGTGAATCATCAACCTTGTTCACTGTAATAAAGTCCGGCCCAACCATAATGGACTTGACACCGTTGATCTTGTACAAAGATGATGCAAGTGGTGAAATATCATTTGCTTCACCAATAGTCTCAATGTCAATGGCTTGGGATAGACCTTCTGGAAGAAATCTTGCATCTTTGGCAATAAATTTCAACGCATTTTCTGATGGTGTATCAAGAGTTTGGAGCGTTAGGAAGCGGCGTCCAACTATTCGGGTAAATAGAAGCTTAGGTCTGTAcataatcatcaaaatATAAGCGGTTTGGTCTATAGAAATGAACAAAGTTTATGAATgactggaaaaaaaaatgcagaaAGTTTACCACGATTATAAGAATTATTACAAATCCAGAAATTTCTGATGGCTATGCGAGTCGGACTTGATCAAGATGATCATATAAAGTTTTTTGTCATCCAAAAGCACTTCTATCCTACTTCTAGAACATAGAGAGGGCTGCCTTTAAGGAAGTGACAACATTATCCGGGACACCCACACCTTGGGCAAAACTCCATCCTCCCAAGGACAGTTTGCCCTTGTATGTCTTTTCTATGTTTTGTAGAGTCAGTTCCCGTCTCTCTGGATAGTGACGATCGTAGAGTGGAATTGATGACTCGAGGTTGCCGCTCTCAATCGCAAATTCAAGATTGGAGGGACTACCTAAGAGATCCTCCAATGTAGAGCGAACGATGGCATGCATATGGGCTGGAGAAGGCACCACATACGTGCCACTTCGAGGAATGTTGGACATAAAGGTCAACTTGgtgaatttttcattttctggCAGAATGTTTGGTTTTGACACAATAGCGTTGATTGCTTCTTGGATATTACCGTCACCTTCTACTTGCAAGGGCCTGGGAATAGAGCCCTGAAAAAGAGGTGAAGAATGTTCTTCTACATCAGAATCGAAAATGACACCCATAACTCGTGTTTGCGGGTTAAGTTGCGCCTTCGGCACTAGGAAACCAAAACCTTTAACATTTTTGGCTTCAGCTTGTGGAATGAGAACGTTGGTGACAATGACAGACGTATACtgaaattgattcaatAATGCTGAACTCTTGTCCTCGACCATTTGGCCCAAGCTCGTTGCGTCAATTGTGCTTCTCACATGGTCGAATTGGTATTCTTTATCGGCCACAACAATCATTTTACCGTCTTGTTCCTTTATCCTTTGAACACCAGAACCGGTTATAATCTCAACATTTGGTGGCATGTTATCCTTCAAACCATCGGTTAATACCGACAGTCCATTGGTCAAGGCTAACATGGGAAACTTCTTTAGAAACGCCGccattttctccaaatttAGTTTTGTTCCAAAATTATCGATATACTCTTTGACGTCGTGGTCAATACCAGTTTTTTTCGGATATTTGAGACGTTTGAACATTGATTTAATAACTGAACcactttctttttccataTTGACCAGTGCAGGTAAAACGCAACTCACATTCAAATCAGAGACATCTGCAGCATAGATACCATACATTAATGCACTTAATATATTGCTAGAAAATTCCTTACCAAATTGTCTATCTAGAAATTCCTCAACTGACATTTTATCAAGTTGTTTACCGTCTGGTTTGAATGCCAGATTCCTCAAGA
Encoded proteins:
- a CDS encoding uncharacterized protein (PKUD0D05140; similar to Saccharomyces cerevisiae YKL040C (NFU1); ancestral locus Anc_2.553); the encoded protein is MIMYRPKLLFTRIVGRRFLTLQTLDTPSENALKFIAKDARFLPEGLSQAIDIETIGEANDISPLASSLYKINGVKSIMVGPDFITVNKVDDSLSNNPELHWNCLKPKIQQAICEFADSKKPFINSNWMENYQKQLDAINENDDDIVFEIKELLNTRIRPALQDDGGDVHFRSFDESTGTVYVKLRGACKSCSLSEDTLKSGIESMLQHYVPEVEHVKAVLDPEEEIAIAEFEKLENKLKQEKASSK
- a CDS encoding uncharacterized protein (PKUD0D05150; similar to Saccharomyces cerevisiae YER014W (HEM14); ancestral locus Anc_7.164), with translation MSVSKLVQNAKVSVIGAGISGLSFSYFLGKLRPDVKITIFEKQTRVGGYINTAQANEETIKRTKLKSGRALKMEKGPRTLRGVSPGTLIIVDLLEKMGLLNELRGVHVHSEANKKYLKIGGHNGGELLEVPGPGCSISTMTSFFTSPLGRILIFSILRNLAFKPDGKQLDKMSVEEFLDRQFGKEFSSNILSALMYGIYAADVSDLNVSCVLPALVNMEKESGSVIKSMFKRLKYPKKTGIDHDVKEYIDNFGTKLNLEKMAAFLKKFPMLALTNGLSVLTDGLKDNMPPNVEIITGSGVQRIKEQDGKMIVVADKEYQFDHVRSTIDATSLGQMVEDKSSALLNQFQYTSVIVTNVLIPQAEAKNVKGFGFLVPKAQLNPQTRVMGVIFDSDVEEHSSPLFQGSIPRPLQVEGDGNIQEAINAIVSKPNILPENEKFTKLTFMSNIPRSGTYVVPSPAHMHAIVRSTLEDLLGSPSNLEFAIESGNLESSIPLYDRHYPERRELTLQNIEKTYKGKLSLGGWSFAQGVGVPDNVVTSLKAALSMF
- a CDS encoding uncharacterized protein (PKUD0D05130; similar to Saccharomyces cerevisiae YHL018W; ancestral locus Anc_2.554); this translates as MKLNALQIKTLVAAVPKWQFVPAITDNACDKLTRKYQFRSFEESWCFLTRVAMKSHKLGHHPLIKNLYNVVELELTTHDVQGLSELDFKMAKSIEKAANQLGVKD